The Halostagnicola larsenii XH-48 region ACGAGGCGCCGAAGCGTCACGGTATGACCACAAGCGTACTCGTACCGTCGTCACTCGCTCGAGAAGCCGAGGACAAACGCGAGGCGACTCGCAAACTCGGTTACGTCGCCCGCGCGGCGACGATTTATCGGGCGGATCGCCTGATCGTCTACCCAGATCGGGACGGCGAAACGGGGAAATTAGGCGGCGGGTTCGTACACACCGTACTGCGGTACGCCACGACGCCTCCGCATCTCCGAAAGGAGATCTGGGGCAAGCGGGACGAACTGGAGTACGTGGGCGTCTTACCACCGCTCCGTGCCACGTCACAGACCGGCTCCGAATCCGACGATTCGGGGTCGAAAAGACAAGGAATCGTGACCGAGGTCGGACCTGATCAACGCGTCCGGGTCAATTGCGGACTGCAACACCCGATCTCTCTCAACGTGCCATCGGAGATGGCACTCGCGGAGGGAGAGCGCGTGACAGTCAGGATCTCTTCGCGACGACCGGTCCGTGCGAAAATCGTCGACAAGCCCACACAGGGGCTATCGATCGAGCAAACGGACCTTTCGGCGGCTCTCAGCCGTGAGGACGCCGGCGTCCGAATCGCAGCTTCCCGGTTCGGTGAACCGCTCACCGTGGGGAAACTCGAGACGCTGGCCGGACGACTCGAGCGGGACGGTCTCACCGTCGCGTTCGGTGCGCCCGAGAGAGGGCTGCCGGCAATCCTCGGCATCGATGCCGACGCCGTACAGAAAGACGGCGTCGCGCGACTCGATGCCGCGGACGACGCAGACGTCGAACCCAACGGCGATCCGGGGTTCGACCTCTGGCTCAATACGGTTCCGAACCAGGGAAGCGACGTGGTACGAACGGAAGAAGCGCTGTTCGCCACGCTCGCTTCCCTCACATTGAGAGCGTGATAGAATGCCACAACCAAACGCACCACGCAAAGGCTCACTCGGGTTCGGTCCACGACAGCGTGCGACCAGCGAGGTCCCACGATTCAACTCGTGGCCGGACGACGATGGACAGCCAACGCTCCAGGGCTTCGCGGGCTACAAGGCCGGCATGACCCACGTGGTAATGGTCGACGACGCCGCTAACTCGACGACCGAGGGAATGGAGACGACCGTTCCCGTTACCATCGTGGAGACGCCGCCGATGCGCGCCGTCGCTCTGCGTGCGTACGAAGACACACCGTATGGTATCAAGCCGATAACCGAGGTCTGGACCGACGAGTTCGACGACGATCTCGATCGCGTCCTGGACCTTCCCGGAGATGACTACGACGTCGAGGCCGCCGAGGCCGATCTTCGCGACCTGCTCGAACAAGGCCGCGTCGACGACGTTCGCGTCATCACCCACACAGTACCCGGTTCCGTGCAGTCGGTCCCGAAGAAGAAGCCGGACGTCATGGAGACGCGCGTCGGCGGCGGTTCCGTCGAGGAACGCGTCGACTTCGCACTCGATGTGGTCGCCGACGGCGGCGAGCACGTCCTGAACGACGTCTTCCGTGCCGGCGAGTACGTCGACGCAAGCGGCGTCACGAAAGGGAAAGGAACGCAGGGTCCGGTCAAACGCTGGGGCGTCCAGAAGCGAAAGGGCAAACACGCCCGTCAGGGATGGCGCCGCCGCATCGGTAACCTCGGTCCGTGGAATCCGAGCCGCGTTCGCTCGACGGTTCCACAGCAGGGACAGACGGGCTACCACCAGCGCACCGAACTGAACAAACGCCTCGTCGACATCGGCGACGGCGCAGACGCGACGGTCGACGGCGGCTTCGTCAACTACGGCGAAGTCGACGGGCCGCACGCGCTGATCAAGGGCTCGCTCCCCGGGCCGAACAAGCGTCTCGTACGCTTCCGCCCGGCGATCCGACCCGGAGACCAGCCGCGCCTCGATCCCGAGGTTCGGTACGTCTCCACCGCATCAAACCAGGGATAACCCATGCAGGCAACAGTACGAGACCTGGACGGTGCAGACGCAGGGGAAATCGAGCTCCCGGCGGTCTTCGACACGCAGTTCCGCCCGGACTTGATCGCCCGTGCCGTCCGCACGTCACAGGCCAACCGAAAACAGGACTACGGCGCCGACGAATTCGCGGGCATGCGAACGCCTGCGGAATCGTTCGGTAGCGGCCGCGGTATGGCCCACGTTCCGCGAGAGAACGGACGCGCTCGGCGCGTTCCACAGGCTGTCTCGGGACGAAAGGCACACCCGCCGAAAGCCGAGAAGGACCAGACTGAATCGATCAACACGAAAGAAAAGAAACTGGCCGTCCGCAGCGCCATCGCTGCGACGACCGATTCCGAACTCGTCGCCGACCGCGGCCACCAGTTCGACGACGACACCGAACTCCCGCTGGTCGTCAGCGACGAGTTCGAAGACCTCGTCAAGACGAAGGAGGTCGTCTCCTTCCTCGAGGAAGTCGGTGTCGATGCCGACATCGAGCGCGCCGACGAGGGTCGAAACGTACGATCCGGACGCGGGACAACCCGTGGCCGCAAGTACAACACGCCGAAATCGATCCTCTTCGTCACCTCGAGCGAAACCGGTCCGTCGCGGGCCGCTCGCAACCTCGCCGGTGCCGACGTCGCGACCGCCGCCGAAGTCAATGCGGAGGATCTCGCGCCGGGTACCCAGCCGGGTCGGCTGACGATCTGGACCGAAAGCGCACTCGAGGAGGTGGCCGAGCGATGAAATCGATCATCGACTATCCTCTCGTCACCGAGAAGGCGATGAACGACATGGACTTCGAGAACAAGCTCCAGTTCGTCGTCAACGTCGACGCCACCAAACCGCAGATCGCGGACGTCGTCGAAGAGCGCTTCGACGTCGGTGTCACCGACGTCAACACACAGGTAACGATGAACGGAACCAAGAAAGCAACCGTCAAACTCTCCGAGGACGACGACGCGCAGGAAGTCGCCTCGCGAATCGGGGTGTTCTGAGAATGGGACGACGAATTCTCGGACAACGACGCGGACGCGGGACGCCGACGTTCCGCGCCCCGTCACACCGGTACAAGGCAAAGCTCGAGCACAAGAAGCCGGAGGACAGCGATGTCGTTCGCGGCACGATCGTCGACATCGAACACGATCCCGCCCGGTCGGCTCCGGTCGTCGCCGTCGAGTTCGAAGACGGCGACCAGCGGCTCATCCTCGCACCGGAGGGAGTTACGGTCGGCGACGAGATCCAGGTCGGCATCTCCGCGGAGATCAAGCCCGGGAACACGCTCCCGCTGGCGGAGATCCCCGAGGGAGTTCCGATCTGTAACGTCGAGGCGAATCAGGGCGACGGCGGCAAGTTCGCCCGTTCGTCTGGCGTCAACGCGGACCTGATCACCCACGACCGCGACGCAGCGGTCGTGCAACTTCCAAGCGGCGAGGTCAAGCGCCTCGACCCGCAGTGTCGTGCGACCATCGGCGTCGTCGCCGGTGGCGGTCGAACGGAAAAGCCGTTCGTCAAGGCAGGAAACAAGTATCACAAGATGAAAGCCCGGGGCACGAAGTGGCCCCGCGTCCGCGGTGTTGCGATGAACGCCATCGACCACCCGTTCGGTGGCGGTGGCCGACAGCACCCCGGCAAGCCCAAGTCCGTCTCGCGCGACGCACCGCCAGGGCGGAAGGTGGGCGACATTTCCTCGCGCCGTACCGGCCGAGGTGGTGACAAATGAGTTCTGATTACCGAACCGGCCGTGAAGGTGAGTTCACCTACCGCGGTCACACGCTCGAGGAACTGCAGGAGATGGAACTCGAGGACGTCGTGGAACTGCTCCCCGCTCGCAAGCGGCGAAGTATCGAACGCGGTCTTTCGGTCGAACAGGAGAAACTGCTCGAGAAAGCCCGCGAGAAAGACGAGGAGACGACAGCGAACACACCGATCCGTACGCACCTCCGGAACATGCCGATTCTCCCGGAGTTCGTCGGACTGACGTTTGCCGTGTACAACGGCCAGTCCTTCGAGCGCGTACAAGTCGAACCCGAGATGATCGGTCACTATCTCGGCGAGTTCCAGTTGACCCGGACGTCCGTCGAACACGGACAGGCCGGTATCGGTGCGACTCGTTCGTCGAAGTTCGTCCCACTGAAGTGATCAACGCATGGGAATCAACTACTCAGTCGACGCAGATCCCGACGCCACCGCGAAAGCGATGCTTCGGGAGCGTCACATGAGCCACAAGCACAGCAAGGAGGTCGCACGCGAACTCAAAGGTCGAACCGTTGGGGACGCACAGGCGTACCTCCAGGACGTCATCGACGAGAAGCAATCGGTCCCGTTCCGCTCGCACAACAGCGGCGTCGGACACCGATCGGACATCGACGGCTGGGATGCCGGCCGCTATCCGGAGAAAGTCAGCGAGGCGTTTCTCGATCTCTTAGAGAACGTGTCCTCGAACGCGGATCATCAGGGATTCGATGGCCAATCGATGGAAATCGCCCACGTCGCCGCCCACAAGGTCGGCGAATCCGTCGGCCGAAAGCCACGAGCGATGGGACGTGCCTCGGCGTGGAATACGCCGCAGGTCGACGTCGAAATCGTCGTCGAAGAGGTCGACACCGCTGACGAGGGAGGTGACAACTGAATGTCGGACGAACATCAATTCATCGAAAACGGCCTGCAGCGATCGCAGATCGACGAGTTCTTCGAAGAGGAACTCGGTCGTGCGGGCTACGGTGGTATGGACGTCGCCAAGACGCCGATGGGAACGCAGATCGTTCTCAAAGCGGAGAAGCCGGGAATGGTCATCGGCAAAGGCGGCGAGAACATTCGGAAAGTGACGACGGCACTCGAGGAGCGGTTCAACCTCGAGGACCCCCAGATCGACGTACAAGAGGTCGAAGAACCCGATCTGAACGCCCGAATCGTCGCCGACCGACTCTCGAACGCCCTCGAGCGCGGTTGGTACTTCCGAAAGGCCGGTCACACGACGATCGACCGAATCATGGATGCCGGCGCACTCGGTGCCGAGATCGTCCTCTCCGGAAAGGTGACGGGCGCACGCTCGCGCGTCGAGAAGTTCAACCGCGGCTACATCAAGCACAACGGCGAACCCGCTGAAGAGGTCGTCGACCACGGCCAGGGCGTCGCGGTCATGAAGCTCGGAACCATCGGCGTTGATGTCAAGATCATCCCGCCGGGAGCCGAACTTCCCGACGACTTCCAGATCCACGACGATATGGATCCCGAAGAGGTCGTCCCCGACGCCGTCGAAGCGAACGAAGGCGTCGAAGAACTGCTCGAGGCCGAACCGGAAGCAGACGAAGCCGCGGAGGCTGACGAGGAGGGTGCTGCCGACGCAGAGGCGGACACCGAAGCCGACGCGGACGAGGCTGACCTCGACGAAGAGGTCGTCGAGGAGGTCATCGAAGAAGAAGTCGAGTCTGAAGAAGCCGCGGCCGACGACGACTCCGCCGAGGACATCGAGGAAGATCTCGACGAACTCGAGGAAGACGTCGAAGCTGAAGCCGAGGAGCTCTTAGACGAGATGGAAGCAGCGGACGACGAGGACGCCGAGGAGGATGATTCCTGATGGCGATTCTCCACGTTGCAGAAATTCGCGACATGACGGCTGCAGAGAGAGAAGCCGAACTCGAGGAGCTCGAGACCGAGCTTCTCAACCAGAAGTCCGTCCTCGCGGCCGGTGGTGCACCGGAGAACCCGGGTCGCATCGGCGAACTGGGTCGCACCATCGCGCGGATCAAAACGATCCAACAAGAAGAAGGCGACTTCGAGGGCGAGGCGTCTCGAAGCGAAGGCGGTGAAACCGCCGACGAAGCAGACGCCGAATAAGCAATAGAGAAATGGCACTCACACCAGAGACACTCCCCCGACACGAACTCAACGGCCTTCCGGTCCGCGTCGTCGAAAGTGACGACGAGGGACGGGAAGGACTCGAGGGACGCGTCGTCGTCGAGACGACGAAGACGCTCTCGATCGAGGTTTGCGTTCCGCCGGAAGCGGAACGATGGCGAGACGGTTCGACCGTCGAGCGCGAGGACGGAGCGTCTCGAGTGGTGATGGTGCCGAAATCGGGCACGGTATTCGAGTTCGCGATCACAGATGAAGCCGCCGAGGACGAGAAGTCCTCGGGGACTGCGTCCAAACTGGCCAACACTCAACCCTCGTCGACCGACGAGGACCGAGCCGGCGCTAATTCCGACGGCTGTCGTGCCGACCGGCACGCCGCTGGCGAGGACGTGGCCTACGTTACGGTCGATGGATCGCGGCTGCTCTCACGACCCGCCCGACGAACAGAAACGTCAGGTGATTCACCATGGCAATAGGATTAGACGTAACAACGCCTCCGGAACCAGAAAACCCGGAGGAGTACGACTACGAGAAGTGTCCGTTCTACGGCGAGCTTTCCGTTCGAGGGCAGATCCTCGAGGGAACGGTCGTCTCGACGGACATGGACAAGTCCGTAGTCGTCGAGCGAGAGTACGACGTGACGGTTCCGAAGTACGACCGTCAGATGAAACGTCGCTCGCGCATCCCGGCACACGTGCCGGGCGTGCTCGAGCCGCTCTCGGTCGGTGACACGGTCAAGATCGCAGAGACCCGACCACTGTCGAAGACGAAATCGCACGTGGTCGTCGAAGTAACCGAAGAAGCGACCGCCGAGGACCTCGCAGAGCTAACCCGTCAGAGCGAACCTGAACGGGAACTCTCCGCAGAGGACGTCTCCGCGGACGCAGACGAAGACGAAACCGACGGTGATCAGTGATGGAGGCGATGAAAGCCGACGTCACCCAGGGACTCAAGAAGGGGTCGCTGGTCACGTGTGCCGACAACACCGGCGCGCGGGAACTCAAGATCATCAGCGTCTCGGGCTACCACGGCACCAAGAGCCGCCAACCGAAGGCGGGAATCGGTGACAAAGTGACCGTCTCGGTCACCAAGGGTACCCCCGAGATGCGCCGACAGGTCCTCGAGGCCGTCGTCGTTCGCCAGCGGAAGTCGATCCGCCGGCCCGACGGCACGCGGCTGAAGTTCGAGGACAACGCGGCAGTCATCATCGACGAGAACGAAGAGCCCCGCGGCACGGAAATCAAGGGCCCGATCGCCCGCGAAGTCGCAGAGCGCTTCGGAGCAATCGCCAGCACGGCAACGATGATCGTATAGACAATGAGTAAACAACCACACAAACAGCGAAACGAAACGGCGCGTGCCCCGCTTCACCAGCGACAGAAGCAGATTCACGCCACCCTTTCGGACGATCTTCGCGACGAGTACGACACGCGTCG contains the following coding sequences:
- a CDS encoding 50S ribosomal protein L23; this translates as MKSIIDYPLVTEKAMNDMDFENKLQFVVNVDATKPQIADVVEERFDVGVTDVNTQVTMNGTKKATVKLSEDDDAQEVASRIGVF
- a CDS encoding putative RNA uridine N3 methyltransferase — encoded protein: MTTSVLVPSSLAREAEDKREATRKLGYVARAATIYRADRLIVYPDRDGETGKLGGGFVHTVLRYATTPPHLRKEIWGKRDELEYVGVLPPLRATSQTGSESDDSGSKRQGIVTEVGPDQRVRVNCGLQHPISLNVPSEMALAEGERVTVRISSRRPVRAKIVDKPTQGLSIEQTDLSAALSREDAGVRIAASRFGEPLTVGKLETLAGRLERDGLTVAFGAPERGLPAILGIDADAVQKDGVARLDAADDADVEPNGDPGFDLWLNTVPNQGSDVVRTEEALFATLASLTLRA
- the rpl4p gene encoding 50S ribosomal protein L4, whose translation is MQATVRDLDGADAGEIELPAVFDTQFRPDLIARAVRTSQANRKQDYGADEFAGMRTPAESFGSGRGMAHVPRENGRARRVPQAVSGRKAHPPKAEKDQTESINTKEKKLAVRSAIAATTDSELVADRGHQFDDDTELPLVVSDEFEDLVKTKEVVSFLEEVGVDADIERADEGRNVRSGRGTTRGRKYNTPKSILFVTSSETGPSRAARNLAGADVATAAEVNAEDLAPGTQPGRLTIWTESALEEVAER
- a CDS encoding 30S ribosomal protein S19, with protein sequence MSSDYRTGREGEFTYRGHTLEELQEMELEDVVELLPARKRRSIERGLSVEQEKLLEKAREKDEETTANTPIRTHLRNMPILPEFVGLTFAVYNGQSFERVQVEPEMIGHYLGEFQLTRTSVEHGQAGIGATRSSKFVPLK
- a CDS encoding 30S ribosomal protein S3 → MSDEHQFIENGLQRSQIDEFFEEELGRAGYGGMDVAKTPMGTQIVLKAEKPGMVIGKGGENIRKVTTALEERFNLEDPQIDVQEVEEPDLNARIVADRLSNALERGWYFRKAGHTTIDRIMDAGALGAEIVLSGKVTGARSRVEKFNRGYIKHNGEPAEEVVDHGQGVAVMKLGTIGVDVKIIPPGAELPDDFQIHDDMDPEEVVPDAVEANEGVEELLEAEPEADEAAEADEEGAADAEADTEADADEADLDEEVVEEVIEEEVESEEAAADDDSAEDIEEDLDELEEDVEAEAEELLDEMEAADDEDAEEDDS
- a CDS encoding 50S ribosomal protein L2 → MGRRILGQRRGRGTPTFRAPSHRYKAKLEHKKPEDSDVVRGTIVDIEHDPARSAPVVAVEFEDGDQRLILAPEGVTVGDEIQVGISAEIKPGNTLPLAEIPEGVPICNVEANQGDGGKFARSSGVNADLITHDRDAAVVQLPSGEVKRLDPQCRATIGVVAGGGRTEKPFVKAGNKYHKMKARGTKWPRVRGVAMNAIDHPFGGGGRQHPGKPKSVSRDAPPGRKVGDISSRRTGRGGDK
- the rpmC gene encoding 50S ribosomal protein L29, which codes for MAILHVAEIRDMTAAEREAELEELETELLNQKSVLAAGGAPENPGRIGELGRTIARIKTIQQEEGDFEGEASRSEGGETADEADAE
- a CDS encoding 30S ribosomal protein S17, producing MAIGLDVTTPPEPENPEEYDYEKCPFYGELSVRGQILEGTVVSTDMDKSVVVEREYDVTVPKYDRQMKRRSRIPAHVPGVLEPLSVGDTVKIAETRPLSKTKSHVVVEVTEEATAEDLAELTRQSEPERELSAEDVSADADEDETDGDQ
- a CDS encoding 50S ribosomal protein L3, whose translation is MPQPNAPRKGSLGFGPRQRATSEVPRFNSWPDDDGQPTLQGFAGYKAGMTHVVMVDDAANSTTEGMETTVPVTIVETPPMRAVALRAYEDTPYGIKPITEVWTDEFDDDLDRVLDLPGDDYDVEAAEADLRDLLEQGRVDDVRVITHTVPGSVQSVPKKKPDVMETRVGGGSVEERVDFALDVVADGGEHVLNDVFRAGEYVDASGVTKGKGTQGPVKRWGVQKRKGKHARQGWRRRIGNLGPWNPSRVRSTVPQQGQTGYHQRTELNKRLVDIGDGADATVDGGFVNYGEVDGPHALIKGSLPGPNKRLVRFRPAIRPGDQPRLDPEVRYVSTASNQG
- a CDS encoding 50S ribosomal protein L14, which produces MEAMKADVTQGLKKGSLVTCADNTGARELKIISVSGYHGTKSRQPKAGIGDKVTVSVTKGTPEMRRQVLEAVVVRQRKSIRRPDGTRLKFEDNAAVIIDENEEPRGTEIKGPIAREVAERFGAIASTATMIV
- a CDS encoding ribonuclease P protein component 1, with the translated sequence MALTPETLPRHELNGLPVRVVESDDEGREGLEGRVVVETTKTLSIEVCVPPEAERWRDGSTVEREDGASRVVMVPKSGTVFEFAITDEAAEDEKSSGTASKLANTQPSSTDEDRAGANSDGCRADRHAAGEDVAYVTVDGSRLLSRPARRTETSGDSPWQ
- a CDS encoding 50S ribosomal protein L22, producing the protein MGINYSVDADPDATAKAMLRERHMSHKHSKEVARELKGRTVGDAQAYLQDVIDEKQSVPFRSHNSGVGHRSDIDGWDAGRYPEKVSEAFLDLLENVSSNADHQGFDGQSMEIAHVAAHKVGESVGRKPRAMGRASAWNTPQVDVEIVVEEVDTADEGGDN